The Candidatus Fukatsuia endosymbiont of Tuberolachnus salignus nucleotide sequence ACCGGTGTCTTCAATAATACAAACGCGTTCTGTCGGATCATGTAAAACCATTTGATGAATGATTGCGTTGACCAGTGTGGTTTTACCCGAACCCGTACCGCCAATCACCAATATATTACGGTGATCACACACCGCCTGTTTTATCATCGAACATTGCTCAGCGGTCATGATCCCGGCGGCGAGGTACTGATCGAGAGTAAAGATAGCAATCGCTTTTTTACGGATGGCAAAAGTTGGAGCTTGCACTACGGGAGGAAGCTGCCCGGCAAAACGTGAGCCATCGAGCGGTAATTCCCCTTCGATCAGAGGAGAGGCACGAGTGACTGTTTTGCCATGATAACCGGCAACAACCTGGATGACGGCAGCGGCACGTTGCGGCAACATGGTGCCAATACGCGCCATCTTTTCACCTAACTTTTCTTGCCAAATACCGCCATCCGCATTGAGTAGTACCTCTATCGTTTTAGGATCGTTTAGTGCTGAGACAATAAGTGGCCCCAAATCACGCCCCAGTTTCTCAATTGCTCGTGTGTTGACTGACGAATGTTCTTTTTCCTCTATAGTCATCGTCTACGCCCTTGCCTTTTACAAAGAATTTACATAATAAACGAGGAAGTGAAATAATTAGTCAACGAAACAATATAAACACCGGAATTTTGCATGTAGTTAAGGAAAGATAGAGTTAGCTAAGGAATTGCAGCAAATGGCGTTGCTTTTTTTGGGGCTGATGGTTGGTTTGTGAAGCATCTCGCATCTTTTAGTGATACTAGAGTAGAAAAGATAAAGAGTGTTACTATCAAACTAAACATTTTATCAAGACGGAGAGATAATGAGTCATGACCAACTACATGAATTTAGTTTTGCTGTCGGTAAAAAGCTCAGACAGCGAAAGGCTTTTATTACCTGTGCAGAATCTTGTACTGGCGGATGGATAGCAAAAGCGATTACTGATATTCCTGATAGCTCTGCCTATTTTGATCGTGGCTATGTCACCTATAGCGATGCCGCTAAACATGATCTACTTGGTGTCTCTAAGGCGACATTACTAGCTTGTGGCGCGGTGAGTGCCGAAGTCGTAAAAGAAATGGCGTTAGGGGCGTTGGACAAGGCGAATGCAGATTTTTCTTTATCTGTTAGCGGGTTCGCTGGGTCCGATAAAAAAGACGTCCACGACCCGCAGGGTGAAGTATGGTTTGGTTTTGCGGCAAAAACCGGTGAGGTTATCACGCAGCTGCAAATTTTCCGTGGTAATCGCGAATCAATACGTATGCAAGCTACTGTTTTTTCATTAAAAAAAATATTAGAACATTTTCTATAAAAATAGTCTTGATGCTGTATTATTGTACAGTATAATCAGGAGTAGTTTTCTGTGTATACCCTTCGCCTTTCAAGTTGCGGCGGCGTTGGCTGCTCGCACTCATCCCAGTCATGTACTACCTGTACATGACTGGGATTCGATTGATTGCCGCCTTGCCGTAACTCGAAATTCATGGGGTATAGCACAATATTTAATGGCAATAATAGACTTTTTGCAAAGCTGTCGTTCGCTATGTAAACGTTATGTAAAGGAGAGAAGTAAAAATGGTGACTGATGAGAATAAACAAAAAGCGTTGGCTGCGGCATTAGCACAAATTGAAAAGCAATTTGGCAAAGGTTCTATCATGCGCCTGGGTGAAGACCGCTCTATGGACGTTGAAACCATCTCGACAGGATCTCTCTCTCTCGATATTGCATTGGGTGTGGGTGGCTTGCCGAGGGGGCGTATTGTCGAAATTTATGGCCCAGAATCATCAGGCAAAACGACGCTAACCTTACAGGTTATTGCATCGGCTCAACGTGAAGGAAAAACCTGTGCATTTATTGATGCTGAGCACGCTCTTGATCCTATCTATGCCAAAAAATTGGGTGTAGATATTGATAATTTACTTTGTTCTCAACCTGATACGGGTGAACAGGCACTGGAAATCTGTGATGCCTTAACACGTTCTAATGCTGTTGATGTGATCATCGTCGACTCTGTTGCTGCTTTGACACCGAAAGCAGAAATTGAGGGAGAAATCGGTGATTCTCATATGGGGCTCGCGGCGCGTATGATGAGTCAGGCGATGCGTAAATTGGCGGGGAATCTAAAGAACGCTAACACGCTATTAATTTTTATCAATCAGATCCGTATGAAAATTGGGGTAATGTTCGGCAGCCCTGAAACCACAACGGGAGGCAATGCACTTAAATTTTACGCATCGGTACGTTTAGATATTCGGCGGACAGGTTCAGTAAAAGACGGTGACGAAGTGATCGGTAATGAGACTCGGGTCAAGGTAGTTAAAAATAAAGTTGCAGCGCCGTTCAAGCAAGCTGAATTTCAGATACAGTACGGAGAGGGGATTAATATCCACGGTGAGTTAATTGATCTTGGTGTTAAACATAAACTTATCGAAAAAGCAGGAGCCTGGTACAGCTATAATGATAACAAAATTGGTCAAGGTAAGGCTAATGCCAGTAAGTATCTGAAAGAAAACCCCTCTATTTTTGCTGAATTGGATAAAAAATTAC carries:
- the trbB gene encoding P-type conjugative transfer ATPase TrbB; amino-acid sequence: MTIEEKEHSSVNTRAIEKLGRDLGPLIVSALNDPKTIEVLLNADGGIWQEKLGEKMARIGTMLPQRAAAVIQVVAGYHGKTVTRASPLIEGELPLDGSRFAGQLPPVVQAPTFAIRKKAIAIFTLDQYLAAGIMTAEQCSMIKQAVCDHRNILVIGGTGSGKTTLVNAIIHQMVLHDPTERVCIIEDTGEIQCAAQNCVQYHTTLEVTMTMLLKTILRMRPDRILVGEVRGAEALDLLDAWNTGHEGGAATLHANNAMSALTRLKSLITRNANAPSDIEPLIGDAVHVIVHIAKTPQGRRVQGIIEISGYTNGHYKTRQL
- the pncC gene encoding nicotinamide-nucleotide amidase; this translates as MSHDQLHEFSFAVGKKLRQRKAFITCAESCTGGWIAKAITDIPDSSAYFDRGYVTYSDAAKHDLLGVSKATLLACGAVSAEVVKEMALGALDKANADFSLSVSGFAGSDKKDVHDPQGEVWFGFAAKTGEVITQLQIFRGNRESIRMQATVFSLKKILEHFL
- the recA gene encoding recombinase RecA, whose amino-acid sequence is MVTDENKQKALAAALAQIEKQFGKGSIMRLGEDRSMDVETISTGSLSLDIALGVGGLPRGRIVEIYGPESSGKTTLTLQVIASAQREGKTCAFIDAEHALDPIYAKKLGVDIDNLLCSQPDTGEQALEICDALTRSNAVDVIIVDSVAALTPKAEIEGEIGDSHMGLAARMMSQAMRKLAGNLKNANTLLIFINQIRMKIGVMFGSPETTTGGNALKFYASVRLDIRRTGSVKDGDEVIGNETRVKVVKNKVAAPFKQAEFQIQYGEGINIHGELIDLGVKHKLIEKAGAWYSYNDNKIGQGKANASKYLKENPSIFAELDKKLREMLLPKSNIKSADAKSSGTQDTRVRSSSGIPKKMQTEAATETADDERNNDTSEEF